In a genomic window of Gadus macrocephalus chromosome 9, ASM3116895v1:
- the LOC132465004 gene encoding copine-8-like gives MACIGDFDPFTAAIPATKVELTVSCRNLLDRDTFSKSDPICVLYIQGIANREWREYGRTEVIDNTLNPDFVHKFIMDYFFEERQNLRFDLYDLDCKSEKLSKHDFLGQAFCTLGEVVGSLGSRLEKPLIGIPGKKCGTMIVRAEELTNCRESVMLQFCGNKLDKKDFFGKSDPFLVFYRSNEDGSYTISHKTEVVKNTLDPVWQAFKIPVRALCNGDYDRSIKVEVYDWDRDGGHDFIGEFSTSYREMSRGQTQFHIYEVLNPKKKGKKKKKYQNSGTVTLLSCLVDSELSFLDFIKGGTQINFTVAIDFTASNGNPSQPTSLHYMSPYQLNAYAMALRAVGEIIQDYDSDKMFPALGFGAKLPPDGRVSHEFALNGNPQNPYCSGIEGVMEAYYQSLKSVRLYGPTHFSPVINHVARYASAVTDGSQYFILLIISDGVITDMAQTKESIVNAASLPMSIIIVGVGPAEFDEMIELDGDEERISSQGRLAERDIVQFVPFRDYVDRRGNHILSMARLAKEVLAEIPDQFLSYMRTRGIKPGTSPPPYTPAIHPLLTRRVSRI, from the exons TATGCGTCCTGTATATCCAAGGAATTGCCAACCGGGAGTGGCGCGAG TACGGCCGCACAGAGGTGATCGACAACACCCTGAACCCCGACTTCGTCCACAAGTTCATCATGGACTACTTCTTTGAGGAGCGGCAGAACCTACGCTTCGACCT CTACGACTTGGACTGCAAGAGTGAGAAGCTCTCGAAGCAC gacttcCTGGGCCAGGCGTTCTGTACTCTGGGTGAGGTGGTCGGTTCCCTGGGAAGTCGCCTGGAAAAGCCTTTGAT TGGAATCCCGGGGAAGAAGTGTGGGACGATGATCGTCCGAGCGGAGGAGCTCACCAACTGTCGG GAGTCTGTGATGCTGCAATTCTGCGGGAACAAGCTGGATAAGAAGGACTTCTTCGGCAAGTCGGACCCCTTCCTGGTGTTCTACCGCAGCAACGAGGACGGATC CTACACCATCTCCCATAAGACGGAGGTGGTGAAGAACACTCTGGACCCCGTGTGGCAGGCCTTCAAGATCCCTGTGAGAGCGCTGTGTAACGGAGACTACGACAG gaGCATTAAGGTGGAGGTGTACGACTGGGACCGGGACGGAGG TCACGACTTCATCGGTGAGTTCAGCACCAGCTACAGAGAGATGTCCAGAGGCCAGACTCAGTTCCACATCTACGAG GTCCTCAACCCCAAGAAGAAAggcaagaagaagaaaaaataccAGAACTCAGGGACA GTGACCCTGTTGTCCTGCCTGGTGGACTCTGAGCTCTCCTTTCTGGACTTCATCAAAGGCGG gactcAGATCAATTTCACGGTTGCGATTGATTTCACGGCGTCTAACG GGAACCCGTCCCAGCCCACCTCGCTGCACTACATGAGCCCGTACCAGCTCAACGCCTACGCCATGGCCCTGCGTGCCGTGGGCGAGATCATCCAGGACTACGACAGCGACAAGATGTTCCCCGCGCTCGGCTTCGGCGCCAAGCTGCCCCCCGACGGGCGGGTCTCGCACGAGTTCGCCCTG AACGGGAACCCCCAGAACCCGTACTGCTCGGGCATTGAAGGCGTGATGGAGGCGTACTACCAGAGCCTCAAGTCGGTTCGGCTCTACGGCCCCACGCACTTCTCCCCCGTCATCAACCACGtggccag GTATGCGTCGGCGGTGACGGACGGCTCGCAGTacttcatcctcctcatcatctccGACGGAGTCATCACGGACATGGCCCAGACCAAGGAGTCCATCGTCAAC GCCGCCTCACTGCCCATGTCCATCATCATCGTCGGCGTCGGACCGGCTGAGTTTGACg AAATGATCGAGCTGGACGGAGACGAGGAGCGCATCTCGTCCCAGGGACGTCTGGCTGAGAGGGACATCGTGCAG ttcGTCCCGTTCCGGGACTACGTGGACCGCCGGGGGAACCACATCCTGTCCATGGCGCGCCTCGCCAAGGAGGTGCTGGCCGAGATCCCCGACCAGTTCCTGTCCTACATGCGAACGCGGGGCATCAAACCGGGGACCTCTCCGCCCCCCTACACCCCCGCcatccaccccctcctcacccggaGGGTGAGCCGGATCTGA